A single window of Vicia villosa cultivar HV-30 ecotype Madison, WI unplaced genomic scaffold, Vvil1.0 ctg.002503F_1_1, whole genome shotgun sequence DNA harbors:
- the LOC131639015 gene encoding succinate dehydrogenase subunit 3-1, mitochondrial-like produces MSYLLRSSKSKLLSSSSSLSRAFSSIPRSNNQIGSISPAATELFQRNSATLPTAEENPTKGYTPGFPQNPESKLGGDSNVINSLRYQALGLDTNVLAGARYGTKACAAKSPMLLGVSTLMARNFERSMAADTLGLAGQRRFMSDIPSKTSEIKPPSGFRPLSPHLPLYQPQLSSTLSICNRIAGAFLAAVTLLFYMIYMKLGLVTLTYDSFYQFVFYSSKLHLLAVEISALAMSYHLYSTIRHLFL; encoded by the exons ATGTCTTATCTCCTCCGATCAAGCAAATCTAAGCTAttatcttcctcttcttctctttctaGAGCCTTCTCTTCCATCCCCCGCTCCAACAACCAGATCGGCTCCATCTCTCCCGCCGCCACCGAACTCTTTCAACGCAACTCTGCTACTCTCCCCACCG CGGAAGAAAACCCTACCAAGGGATACACGCCTGGTTTCCCCCAAAATCCGGAGAGTAAGCTTGGTGGCGATTCTAATGTCATCAATTCTTTG AGATACCAGGCTCTTGGACTGGACACTAATGTACTGGCTGGAGCTAGATATGGCACTAAAGCTTGTGCTGCCAAGAGTCCAATGCTACTG GGAGTCAGTACTCTGATGGCAAGAAACTTTGAGAGAAGCATGGCTGCTGACACGTTGGGACTGGCTGGTCAGAGACGTTTTATGAGTGACATCCCAAGTAAAACCAGTGAGATAAAACCACCTTCCGGTTTTCGCCCGTTATCTCCTCATCTTCCTCTTTATCAGCCCCAGctttcttcaactctttcaatttGCAATAGAATCGCCGGAGCTTTCCTAGCAGCTGTCACCTTGCTTTTTTATATGATATACATGAAATTGGGTTTGGTTACTCTCACCTATGATTCATTCTACCAGTTTGTATTCTATTCATCAAAACTCCACCTACTCGCAGTTGAGATTTCTGCCTTAGCCATGTCCTATCATCTGTATAGTACAATTCGTCACTTATTTCTATGA